The Paenalcaligenes faecalis genome has a window encoding:
- a CDS encoding TRAP transporter substrate-binding protein, with translation MKLIKRLGACLGLGLAAAITPLSAQAEDTVLRFSNWLPPAHYIVKEMLEPWAAKVNEVTEGRVKVEFINPLGKPQAHLDLVRNGVADMGMSVHSYTATRFPLIEFAELPFTIEDGGINSVAYWRTYEKFMMEADEHRGVKLMGVWTSPATVIFTNKDEIKNVDDLKGLKLRSPSPLFDSIGKAMGIVTVNAPASESYEMLSRGVIDGLYFQYDQIENFKLDKLIKSAVAVPGGFGKSSQYMFMNERKWKSISEADRAAIEQVSGEYIARDFGAKWQQAEVNATKNLTDAGLKTYHVEGAELDKLKADLAFIESDWIKAADKKKIDGQAALDFYRAQIEALSKE, from the coding sequence ATGAAATTAATTAAACGCTTAGGGGCCTGTTTAGGCTTAGGTTTAGCCGCTGCTATTACCCCCCTCAGTGCGCAGGCCGAAGACACCGTCTTACGTTTTTCAAACTGGCTCCCACCCGCTCACTACATCGTCAAAGAGATGCTAGAACCATGGGCAGCTAAAGTAAACGAGGTCACCGAAGGCCGAGTCAAGGTTGAATTCATTAATCCTCTTGGCAAACCACAAGCCCACTTAGACTTAGTGCGCAATGGGGTAGCCGATATGGGTATGTCCGTTCACAGCTACACAGCCACCCGCTTTCCCTTAATCGAATTTGCAGAGCTCCCCTTCACCATCGAAGATGGCGGCATTAACTCGGTGGCTTACTGGCGCACCTACGAAAAATTCATGATGGAGGCCGATGAGCATCGTGGCGTTAAACTAATGGGTGTGTGGACCAGCCCAGCCACCGTCATCTTTACCAATAAAGACGAAATCAAAAACGTGGATGATCTAAAGGGTCTAAAACTACGCTCTCCTAGCCCGTTGTTTGACAGTATTGGTAAAGCCATGGGCATTGTTACTGTTAACGCCCCCGCCTCTGAAAGCTACGAAATGCTGTCGCGCGGTGTAATTGACGGTTTATATTTCCAGTACGACCAAATCGAAAACTTTAAGCTTGACAAACTCATTAAAAGTGCTGTTGCTGTACCAGGTGGCTTTGGCAAATCGAGCCAATACATGTTCATGAATGAACGCAAATGGAAATCCATTAGCGAGGCTGATCGTGCCGCTATTGAGCAAGTTTCTGGCGAATACATTGCCCGTGACTTTGGTGCTAAATGGCAGCAAGCCGAAGTTAACGCCACAAAGAACCTGACAGATGCAGGTCTAAAAACCTACCATGTCGAAGGCGCGGAACTAGACAAGCTAAAGGCTGACTTAGCCTTTATTGAAAGCGATTGGATCAAAGCCGCCGACAAGAAAAAAATCGACGGTCAAGCTGCTCTTGATTTCTACAGAGCACAAATCGAGGCCCTAAGCAAAGAATAA
- a CDS encoding SphA family protein: MATQKKSTLAIACGALLLLSSSATMAIEGNGLPIYPDGLESYMSGALPGPGVHLLMYGGAMRYNSVRDHSGDKIPVPGFKVDVAMVAPRVVWVTPQQIAGGQLAFHALFPLLTVKEQAMGLSKRRSGLGDIAFGPALGYHFSDAVHAVVGVDFVAPTGRYKKGEMANLGRNYWTIQPAAAFTYTQPSGINFDLKAMVDFNMRNSDTRTRTGHAIHADYALGYGFGNGWVAGVGGYAYQQFQKDSGPFAGDGKARSFGFGPTVRYANPNGWLFTAKWQQDFGVRSRPKGHQLLAKVAIPF, encoded by the coding sequence ATGGCAACACAAAAGAAATCAACCTTAGCCATTGCCTGTGGGGCGCTACTGCTACTTAGCTCAAGCGCCACCATGGCAATTGAGGGTAATGGGCTACCCATTTATCCTGATGGCTTGGAATCTTACATGTCAGGAGCCTTACCTGGCCCAGGAGTACATCTACTGATGTATGGCGGTGCAATGCGTTACAACTCAGTACGCGATCACAGCGGAGACAAAATCCCCGTCCCCGGTTTCAAAGTGGATGTTGCCATGGTCGCACCTCGTGTGGTCTGGGTTACCCCTCAGCAAATCGCCGGTGGACAGCTCGCTTTCCATGCCTTATTCCCCTTGTTAACCGTTAAAGAACAAGCCATGGGATTAAGCAAACGTCGTAGTGGCTTGGGCGATATCGCCTTTGGCCCAGCCTTGGGCTATCACTTTAGTGATGCGGTGCATGCCGTTGTAGGGGTGGACTTTGTCGCTCCCACCGGTCGCTACAAAAAGGGCGAAATGGCGAATCTAGGGCGCAACTACTGGACCATACAACCTGCCGCTGCCTTTACTTATACACAACCTAGTGGCATTAACTTCGACCTAAAAGCCATGGTTGATTTCAATATGCGTAACAGCGATACCCGCACTCGTACTGGTCACGCCATCCATGCCGACTACGCGTTAGGCTACGGCTTTGGCAATGGCTGGGTAGCTGGCGTAGGTGGTTATGCCTATCAACAATTTCAAAAAGACAGCGGTCCATTCGCTGGAGACGGCAAAGCCAGATCATTTGGTTTTGGCCCAACTGTGCGCTATGCCAATCCCAATGGCTGGCTCTTTACTGCTAAATGGCAACAAGACTTTGGTGTACGCAGCCGTCCCAAAGGTCATCAACTCTTAGCTAAAGTCGCTATTCCTTTTTAA
- a CDS encoding SDR family oxidoreductase, protein MKGLKDKVFIVTGGATRIGAGVVDVLRSYGARVAVFDIDATGGAQVVGTDASTARFWQVDITDDEGIASATQAVQDHFGRVDGLVNLACSYLDEGLNSSRKDWLTALNINVVSSVEMSKVVRPFIKQQNGGAIVNFTSISSSIAQTGRWLYPVSKAAILQLTRSLAMDFAGDKIRVNSVSPGWTWSRVMDEITGGDRAKTDRVAAPFHMLGRVGDPEEVGEVVAFLLSDAASFVTGADYAVDGGYSAMGPEQNVPAIPKLAE, encoded by the coding sequence ATGAAAGGCTTAAAAGATAAAGTATTTATCGTTACCGGTGGAGCGACACGTATTGGCGCTGGTGTTGTCGATGTATTGCGTAGCTATGGCGCTCGTGTAGCTGTGTTTGACATTGATGCCACAGGCGGTGCTCAAGTGGTTGGCACAGATGCCAGCACAGCTCGCTTCTGGCAAGTTGATATTACTGATGATGAGGGCATTGCCTCTGCAACACAGGCCGTGCAAGACCATTTTGGTCGCGTAGACGGTCTAGTCAATCTAGCTTGCTCCTACCTAGACGAAGGGCTCAATTCCAGTCGTAAGGACTGGCTAACAGCATTAAACATTAATGTGGTGAGCAGCGTTGAAATGAGCAAAGTTGTACGCCCATTTATCAAGCAGCAAAACGGCGGAGCCATTGTTAACTTCACCTCTATCTCCTCCTCAATTGCTCAAACAGGTCGTTGGCTCTACCCCGTCTCTAAAGCCGCTATTTTGCAATTAACACGTAGCTTAGCCATGGACTTTGCGGGCGATAAAATCCGTGTGAACTCCGTGTCTCCTGGATGGACATGGTCACGTGTTATGGACGAAATCACTGGGGGCGATCGGGCCAAAACAGATCGCGTTGCCGCCCCCTTTCACATGCTAGGTCGTGTGGGAGACCCAGAGGAGGTCGGCGAAGTCGTGGCCTTTCTCTTATCTGATGCAGCCAGTTTTGTGACCGGCGCTGATTACGCCGTGGATGGTGGTTATTCCGCCATGGGCCCAGAGCAAAATGTGCCTGCTATCCCTAAATTAGCCGAATAA
- a CDS encoding styrene monooxygenase/indole monooxygenase family protein, which produces MRKIAIIGGGQAGMPVAFGLLDKGYEVALYTNRTPDQIRDGRVMSSQCMFANALDVERRLGINYWEDECPPVEGIGFALPNPDKPDTKAVDWSGRLDRVAQATDQRIKMPVWIEEFEKRGGKVIFEDVGVAELERISNEYELTILAAGKGEVVRLFERDASRSPYDKPQRALALTYVHGLEPTPEYSRVSFNFIPGVGEYFVFPSLTLSGPCDIMVFEGIPGGPLDRFRDAQSPQEHFERSLSFLQEFLPWEADRARNCELTDAQGYLAGSFPPTVRKPVLTLPSGNIVLGMGDAVVVNDPITGQGSNNAAKCAQVYLDRILERSDQPFDRDWMEGTFEKYWDYANRVVSWTNSMLVPPTPQALALLTGAEQHPDLAHFMANAFDNPPVLYPAWGDLSEAEKLIQSKANVPATA; this is translated from the coding sequence ATGCGTAAAATCGCTATTATTGGCGGCGGCCAAGCCGGGATGCCTGTCGCTTTTGGCCTACTAGATAAAGGCTACGAGGTAGCCCTGTACACCAACCGCACACCAGATCAAATTCGTGACGGTCGTGTCATGTCCAGCCAGTGTATGTTTGCGAATGCTCTAGATGTAGAACGTCGCCTTGGCATCAACTACTGGGAAGATGAATGCCCACCTGTAGAAGGCATTGGCTTTGCCCTGCCTAATCCGGATAAACCAGACACCAAAGCCGTGGACTGGAGTGGTCGCTTAGATCGCGTCGCTCAAGCCACAGACCAACGTATCAAAATGCCCGTCTGGATCGAAGAATTTGAAAAACGCGGTGGTAAAGTTATTTTTGAAGACGTGGGCGTTGCCGAATTAGAACGTATCAGTAACGAATATGAACTCACTATCCTTGCCGCCGGTAAAGGCGAGGTCGTGCGTTTATTTGAGCGCGATGCCTCTCGCTCTCCTTATGATAAACCTCAACGTGCTTTGGCCTTAACCTATGTACATGGTCTAGAGCCCACTCCCGAGTACTCTCGTGTGTCATTTAACTTTATTCCCGGTGTAGGCGAATACTTCGTATTCCCCTCTTTAACGCTATCCGGTCCCTGCGATATTATGGTATTTGAAGGTATCCCAGGCGGCCCCTTAGATCGTTTCCGTGATGCACAAAGCCCTCAGGAACACTTTGAACGCAGCCTTTCCTTCCTACAAGAATTCCTCCCTTGGGAAGCCGATCGTGCACGTAACTGTGAGCTAACCGATGCACAAGGTTATTTAGCGGGTAGCTTCCCTCCCACAGTACGTAAGCCAGTATTAACTCTACCTTCAGGTAATATTGTGTTAGGTATGGGCGATGCGGTCGTCGTTAACGACCCAATTACTGGTCAAGGCTCCAATAACGCTGCAAAATGTGCACAAGTCTATTTAGACCGTATCTTAGAGCGTAGCGATCAACCCTTTGATCGTGATTGGATGGAAGGCACCTTTGAAAAATACTGGGATTATGCCAATCGCGTAGTGTCTTGGACTAACTCCATGTTAGTGCCTCCTACCCCACAAGCACTCGCCTTATTAACTGGTGCTGAACAACACCCTGACCTTGCTCATTTTATGGCAAATGCTTTTGATAATCCGCCTGTGCTGTATCCTGCTTGGGGCGATTTATCCGAAGCCGAAAAGCTCATTCAATCTAAAGCAAACGTGCCCGCCACGGCGTAA
- a CDS encoding flavin reductase family protein, which produces MSTQATMEPENAVNLFDSRAFRQALGHFPTGVAIVTTRTPEGRPVGLTINSFSSLSLEPPLIMWSLVNHSPSLAIFENCNYFAINVISQAQTEAALGFANSKVEDKFALVSHVDGEDGVPLIDDCVATFVCENYRQHEGGDHTLFIGRVVHHSTITEHEPAVFHRGKFARLSE; this is translated from the coding sequence ATGTCTACACAGGCCACTATGGAACCCGAAAATGCTGTCAATTTGTTCGACAGTCGTGCATTTAGACAAGCCTTAGGCCATTTTCCTACTGGCGTTGCGATTGTTACCACTCGCACCCCTGAAGGACGGCCTGTGGGCTTGACCATCAACTCCTTTTCCTCACTTTCCCTAGAGCCTCCCCTCATTATGTGGAGCCTCGTTAACCACTCGCCTAGCTTAGCTATTTTTGAAAACTGCAATTATTTTGCAATTAACGTCATTAGCCAAGCCCAAACCGAGGCAGCATTAGGCTTTGCTAACTCCAAAGTCGAAGATAAGTTTGCCCTGGTTTCACACGTAGATGGTGAGGATGGTGTGCCCCTAATTGACGATTGTGTCGCCACCTTTGTGTGTGAAAACTATCGTCAACACGAAGGGGGTGACCACACCTTATTTATTGGTCGTGTTGTACACCACAGCACTATCACTGAACACGAACCCGCCGTATTCCATCGCGGTAAGTTTGCTCGCTTAAGCGAATAA
- a CDS encoding phytoene desaturase family protein, translated as MQQRSDVVIVGSGMNSLSCAALLSERGLKVTVLERNAVAGGCISTEELFPGFTHDVFSSWYPLFVGGPAYAELAKPLAEAGLRFVSGAYSTGLATPNGTGIALRQDMDDTIQRLNQITAGDGDAVGTAAANMFGPDAPLVFGLMGGEPYSWDTSKLVFNSWRQRGVDGMMQFASQSLENFRRWAERELTGDLTRAMIAPWVLHSGLGPDEATSSLIGKLTFSAVVSGGMPVVEGGSYNIVNAFISIIEKGGGQVLTGKHVDQVLVEQGRATGVRVGSEQYLADKAVVCNVTPNQLYETLLPNAEQRYKDHAKAYRYGRGGMQIHFALKEKPTWINEELIHVPMVHVTESMEQVCASVVEANNGWLPSKPTLAVGQPIAVDPTRAPDGSWILWVQMQDMPSKIKADAANIIDVPADGKWNESVREAMVERVKQRLETVMPGWSQHIIGHKAFSPADLEQWNINLVGGDPYSGVCSPDQFFFMRPFAGQPKARTGKTPIKNLHQIGASVHPGPGLGGQSGYLAAQRIAKK; from the coding sequence ATGCAACAACGTAGTGATGTGGTGATAGTCGGTAGTGGTATGAACTCATTGAGTTGTGCCGCCTTATTATCCGAACGCGGCCTAAAAGTGACAGTGCTAGAACGTAACGCTGTGGCGGGTGGTTGCATCAGTACCGAAGAGTTATTTCCGGGTTTTACTCATGACGTATTTTCCAGTTGGTATCCCCTTTTTGTTGGGGGGCCTGCCTATGCAGAACTAGCTAAACCATTAGCCGAAGCAGGACTACGTTTTGTGAGTGGTGCTTATAGCACCGGCTTAGCAACTCCAAATGGTACCGGCATTGCCCTTCGTCAAGACATGGATGACACCATCCAACGCCTGAATCAGATCACCGCAGGTGATGGCGATGCCGTTGGCACAGCCGCAGCCAATATGTTTGGCCCAGATGCGCCCTTAGTCTTTGGTCTAATGGGCGGGGAACCCTATAGCTGGGACACCAGTAAACTTGTCTTTAACTCATGGCGTCAACGTGGTGTAGACGGCATGATGCAGTTCGCCTCTCAATCCTTAGAGAATTTTAGGCGTTGGGCCGAGCGCGAGTTAACGGGGGATCTAACCCGCGCCATGATTGCGCCCTGGGTTCTACACAGCGGTTTAGGCCCAGATGAAGCCACCTCATCACTTATTGGAAAACTCACGTTTTCTGCTGTCGTCTCTGGGGGCATGCCTGTGGTTGAAGGCGGCAGTTACAACATCGTTAACGCCTTTATCAGCATCATTGAAAAAGGAGGGGGGCAAGTTCTAACAGGTAAACACGTTGACCAAGTCCTAGTCGAACAAGGCAGGGCCACCGGAGTCCGTGTAGGCTCTGAGCAATACTTAGCCGATAAAGCCGTCGTCTGTAACGTAACGCCTAACCAGCTTTACGAAACCCTATTACCTAATGCTGAACAACGTTATAAAGACCATGCCAAAGCCTATCGCTATGGGCGTGGAGGAATGCAAATTCACTTTGCATTAAAAGAAAAACCCACGTGGATCAACGAAGAACTCATCCATGTGCCCATGGTTCACGTTACCGAAAGCATGGAACAAGTCTGTGCCTCTGTAGTAGAGGCAAATAATGGTTGGTTACCTAGCAAGCCCACCTTAGCCGTCGGTCAACCTATCGCCGTAGATCCGACGAGAGCACCTGATGGCTCATGGATTTTATGGGTACAAATGCAAGACATGCCATCCAAAATTAAAGCCGATGCGGCCAATATCATTGACGTACCTGCAGATGGCAAATGGAATGAGTCCGTACGCGAAGCGATGGTCGAGCGAGTCAAGCAGCGTCTAGAAACAGTGATGCCGGGTTGGTCGCAACATATCATTGGTCACAAAGCCTTTAGTCCTGCTGACCTAGAACAATGGAATATCAATCTTGTCGGGGGCGACCCTTATTCTGGGGTGTGTTCACCCGATCAATTTTTCTTTATGCGCCCCTTTGCTGGACAGCCCAAAGCCCGTACAGGAAAAACGCCAATCAAAAACTTACACCAAATTGGTGCATCGGTGCATCCGGGACCAGGATTAGGGGGACAATCTGGTTATTTAGCGGCTCAGCGTATCGCTAAAAAATAA
- a CDS encoding AraC family transcriptional regulator, which translates to MSPNATQWQDFASTDLDQVQTSVSSMIKPHRLSLNKASQPLHTRMRFVQFGQISLMRLGYGADVRIQPDELAGFYLIQLPQYGHASVRCGHETVESSPKIATVLNPNAEIDMVWHANNEQLMLKIDRLLIEQLAGAMEIDVPSSGLVFPVKLEGHRSTNWQLMLRYLLDCARNSDSVLQSPLLVSQLEQLATTTFLGVHAPSLPEKPRVQGKVLPKHIRLVESYLHEHADQLIRVDELAALAQISIRSLHAGFKEYCGISPMQYLRQIRLDRARADLLQATEATVSVAEIALRWGFMHQGRFSAEYKQRFGETPSQSVLRLRS; encoded by the coding sequence ATGTCACCTAACGCCACTCAATGGCAGGACTTTGCCTCTACCGATTTAGATCAGGTGCAGACCTCTGTCAGTTCAATGATTAAACCGCATCGCCTTAGTCTCAATAAGGCGTCCCAGCCTTTGCATACCCGCATGCGGTTTGTACAGTTTGGCCAGATTTCCTTGATGCGTCTGGGCTACGGGGCAGATGTGCGTATTCAACCTGATGAGCTAGCCGGTTTTTACTTAATTCAGTTGCCACAGTATGGTCATGCCTCGGTACGTTGTGGTCACGAAACGGTCGAATCATCCCCTAAGATTGCTACGGTTCTTAATCCCAACGCTGAAATTGATATGGTTTGGCATGCCAATAACGAACAGCTAATGCTTAAAATTGATCGTTTGTTGATTGAGCAATTAGCGGGCGCCATGGAAATCGATGTTCCCAGCTCAGGGTTGGTTTTCCCCGTCAAACTAGAGGGGCATCGCTCAACTAACTGGCAATTGATGCTGCGTTATTTATTAGACTGCGCCCGTAACTCGGACTCGGTTTTGCAATCGCCTCTGTTGGTGTCTCAATTAGAACAGCTGGCAACGACAACCTTTTTAGGGGTGCATGCCCCGTCTTTACCTGAAAAACCACGGGTTCAAGGCAAGGTTCTACCTAAGCATATTCGATTAGTCGAAAGCTACCTACACGAGCATGCGGATCAATTGATTCGGGTTGATGAGCTAGCGGCTTTAGCGCAGATCAGTATCCGTAGTTTACACGCTGGGTTTAAAGAGTACTGCGGTATCAGCCCTATGCAATACTTACGCCAAATTCGCTTAGATCGTGCCAGGGCTGATTTATTACAGGCGACGGAGGCCACTGTGTCTGTGGCCGAGATTGCCTTACGTTGGGGTTTTATGCATCAAGGTCGGTTTAGTGCAGAGTATAAACAGCGCTTTGGCGAAACCCCTAGCCAAAGCGTGTTACGCCTTCGTAGCTAA
- a CDS encoding flavin reductase family protein, protein MQNNYHFYEPLKGHGLRHDPISSIVGPRVIGWIGTQDAQGNPNLAPYSFCNIFNYQPPIIAFSSVGYKDSVRNAIETGVFTWNLASRDLAEPMNQSSTMQSINEFEFSKLTPIAGQLIAAPRVGESHASIECKVTKHFQLTDHEGKLLDTWMVLGEAVAVHIDPALIKDDIYHCASGRPILRGGGPGDYYEITDATLFDMRRPK, encoded by the coding sequence GTGCAGAACAATTATCATTTTTACGAACCCCTGAAAGGTCATGGTTTACGTCATGACCCTATTAGCTCAATCGTAGGCCCACGAGTTATTGGTTGGATAGGCACGCAGGATGCTCAAGGCAACCCCAACCTAGCGCCGTATAGTTTTTGTAATATTTTTAATTACCAACCACCGATTATTGCTTTTTCGAGTGTGGGCTATAAAGACAGCGTGCGTAATGCCATTGAGACAGGGGTGTTCACTTGGAATCTGGCCTCTAGAGACTTAGCTGAGCCCATGAATCAATCCAGCACGATGCAATCTATCAATGAATTTGAATTCTCTAAACTCACCCCCATCGCCGGACAGTTGATTGCCGCCCCCCGGGTGGGCGAAAGCCATGCGTCAATTGAATGCAAAGTCACCAAACACTTTCAATTAACCGATCACGAAGGCAAGCTCTTAGATACCTGGATGGTATTAGGTGAGGCCGTTGCGGTACATATAGACCCCGCCTTGATTAAAGACGATATTTATCACTGTGCCTCAGGTCGTCCGATCTTACGCGGAGGTGGGCCAGGCGATTATTACGAAATCACGGATGCCACTCTCTTTGATATGCGTAGACCCAAATAA
- a CDS encoding tartrate dehydrogenase, giving the protein MKKHKVAVMAGDGIGTEVMPEGLRVLEAVTQKHGIEIEYTHFDWSSAEYYQQHGTMLPEDWFDQLKGFDAILFGAVGWPDIVPDHVSLWGSLLKFRREFDQYINMRPVRLMPGVPCPLANKKPGDIDFVVIRENTEGEYTNLGGKIFEGTDREVVIQESIFTRIGVDRVLKYAFEVAQTRPAKHLSSATKSNGLAISMPYWDERLENMAQHYPDIRWDKHHIDIMAARFVLKPEQFDVVVASNLFGDILSDLGPACAGTVGIAPSANLNPERDFPSLFEPVHGSAPDIAGKNSANPVAMIWSAALMIEFLGQGDITYQAAYNEMMQAIEHSLQHGPRTADLGGTANTTEVGQAIAALI; this is encoded by the coding sequence ATGAAAAAACACAAAGTCGCCGTGATGGCAGGAGATGGAATTGGCACAGAGGTGATGCCAGAGGGGTTACGTGTTCTAGAGGCGGTGACGCAAAAACATGGTATTGAGATTGAATATACCCATTTTGACTGGTCCAGTGCTGAGTATTATCAACAGCATGGGACGATGCTGCCAGAGGACTGGTTTGATCAGTTAAAGGGCTTTGATGCGATTTTGTTTGGGGCGGTTGGTTGGCCTGACATCGTGCCAGATCATGTTTCACTTTGGGGCTCATTATTAAAATTCCGCCGTGAGTTTGATCAATACATCAATATGCGCCCAGTGCGTTTGATGCCGGGTGTACCGTGTCCTTTAGCAAATAAAAAACCGGGTGATATTGATTTTGTAGTAATCCGCGAAAACACCGAAGGCGAGTATACAAACTTAGGCGGTAAGATTTTTGAGGGCACAGATCGAGAAGTCGTCATTCAGGAGTCGATTTTCACACGTATAGGTGTGGATCGTGTATTGAAATATGCCTTTGAGGTGGCCCAGACGCGTCCTGCTAAACACCTTAGCTCTGCAACCAAATCAAATGGTTTAGCGATCAGTATGCCGTATTGGGATGAGCGTCTAGAAAACATGGCGCAGCACTATCCTGATATTCGTTGGGATAAGCACCATATTGATATTATGGCAGCACGTTTTGTATTAAAACCAGAACAATTTGATGTAGTGGTGGCTTCTAATTTATTCGGTGATATTTTGTCCGACTTAGGGCCAGCATGCGCGGGTACAGTAGGTATTGCGCCGTCGGCGAATTTAAATCCAGAACGTGATTTCCCATCTTTATTTGAGCCAGTTCATGGCTCTGCACCTGATATTGCGGGTAAAAATAGTGCAAATCCTGTGGCGATGATTTGGTCAGCAGCACTGATGATCGAGTTTTTAGGCCAAGGCGATATCACGTATCAGGCGGCGTATAACGAGATGATGCAGGCGATTGAGCACAGTCTACAGCACGGTCCTCGTACTGCAGATTTAGGTGGAACCGCAAATACCACCGAGGTGGGGCAGGCGATTGCTGCATTGATTTAA
- the iscB gene encoding RNA-guided endonuclease IscB, which translates to MAVFVIDRRQAPLMPCSEKRARLLLARGRARVHRLIPFTIRLIDRAVAQSELQPLELKIDPGSKTSGLALVRNRDTVNAETGEITATAHVLNLFELIHRGVQISHALTARRQMRRRRRSANLRYRAPRFLNRKNKGKGWLAPSLQHRIDTTLSWVARLRNVAPITHLAQELVRFDMQQLENPEIAGVEYQQGELAGYEVREYLLEKWRRQCAYCDASTVPLQIDHIHPKARGGSNRVSNLTLACAPCNLRKAAQDVTQFLEKDPKRLTKIQAQAKRPLRDAAAVNATRWKLLNALKATGLPVRTGSGGLTKCNRSRLAIPKTHALDAVCIGEVDQVEQWQKPTLAINATGRGSYQRTRLNRFGFPRGYLTRQKRIHGFQTGDRVKAMVTKGKKVGTYMGRVAVRASGSFNIQSAEGLVQGISHRYCTLIQRSDGYGYSLRSDSN; encoded by the coding sequence ATGGCTGTTTTTGTAATAGATAGACGCCAAGCGCCCTTGATGCCGTGCTCCGAGAAGCGAGCACGACTTCTATTGGCGCGAGGGCGAGCCAGGGTGCATCGATTGATCCCCTTTACGATTCGCTTGATTGATAGAGCGGTGGCGCAAAGTGAGTTACAACCGTTAGAGCTTAAGATTGACCCTGGCAGTAAAACGTCAGGGCTGGCGTTGGTTCGCAATCGCGATACCGTTAACGCGGAAACGGGCGAGATAACAGCCACAGCGCACGTACTAAACCTGTTTGAGTTGATACATCGCGGAGTGCAAATTAGTCACGCCTTAACAGCGAGACGCCAAATGCGTCGCCGCCGCCGTAGCGCTAATTTACGCTACCGTGCGCCTCGATTTCTTAACCGAAAAAACAAAGGCAAAGGGTGGCTCGCGCCGAGTTTGCAGCATCGAATTGATACTACGTTATCGTGGGTTGCGCGACTACGAAACGTGGCACCCATTACGCACCTAGCTCAAGAGCTGGTTCGCTTTGATATGCAGCAGCTTGAAAACCCGGAAATAGCGGGCGTGGAATACCAGCAAGGCGAATTAGCGGGCTATGAGGTACGCGAGTATTTATTGGAAAAGTGGCGACGACAATGCGCCTACTGCGATGCGTCAACTGTGCCGCTGCAAATCGACCACATACACCCCAAAGCGCGTGGCGGCTCGAACCGCGTCAGCAACTTAACGCTCGCGTGTGCACCGTGCAATTTAAGGAAAGCGGCACAAGATGTCACGCAGTTCTTAGAAAAAGACCCCAAACGCTTAACCAAGATTCAAGCTCAAGCGAAGCGCCCGTTACGCGATGCCGCTGCCGTTAACGCCACGCGCTGGAAACTGCTTAACGCGCTCAAGGCAACAGGACTGCCCGTACGCACAGGGTCAGGAGGCTTAACGAAGTGCAATCGCTCACGGCTCGCTATTCCAAAGACGCATGCCTTAGATGCCGTATGTATCGGCGAAGTGGATCAGGTTGAGCAATGGCAAAAGCCGACCTTAGCGATTAATGCCACTGGGCGTGGTAGTTACCAACGCACACGCCTTAATCGTTTTGGCTTCCCGCGAGGCTATTTAACACGGCAAAAACGAATTCATGGCTTTCAGACGGGTGATAGGGTTAAGGCGATGGTCACGAAAGGCAAGAAGGTAGGAACATACATGGGTCGCGTTGCCGTTAGGGCTTCAGGAAGCTTTAATATTCAATCCGCAGAGGGGCTAGTTCAAGGCATCAGTCATCGCTATTGCACCCTTATTCAACGTAGCGATGGCTACGGATATTCACTGAGATCGGATAGCAATTAA
- a CDS encoding DUF4870 family protein: MTNPTPTPVVQPQNNHRQLTIIMYALYGAGYFLGGITTIIAIIMNYIKRSEITDPVLASHITWQIRTFWITLGVAILGAVTTVIIIGFPILIGICIWNIYRLVRGLLAVLDNKPMPTPK; the protein is encoded by the coding sequence ATGACCAACCCAACTCCAACTCCTGTAGTCCAGCCTCAAAATAACCATCGTCAACTAACCATTATTATGTACGCCTTATATGGTGCTGGTTACTTTTTAGGTGGGATTACAACTATCATTGCGATTATCATGAACTATATAAAACGTTCTGAAATCACTGACCCTGTACTAGCTAGTCATATTACATGGCAAATCCGCACATTTTGGATTACTTTGGGTGTCGCTATCCTAGGTGCAGTCACCACTGTTATTATAATCGGTTTCCCTATCTTAATCGGTATATGTATCTGGAACATCTATCGCTTAGTGCGCGGGCTATTAGCCGTTCTTGATAACAAACCGATGCCTACACCAAAATAA